The Dyadobacter subterraneus genome window below encodes:
- a CDS encoding SDR family oxidoreductase — MNPLVVITGGTKGIGRALIERFLAGSFDVITCARNENDLLSLKSDMKTQFPDSEVYFQKADLSLRSELNSFIDFIKNKDRPIDVLINNTGVFIPGQIHNESEGTLEKTMETNLYSAYHLTRGIVDKMMEVKKGHIFTICSTASITAYPNGGSYCISKFALYGMTKVLREEMKPHGIKVTAVLPGATLTDSWQGTDLPAERFIDSKDVAETIWGAYLLSPRAVLEEILIRPQLGDLD, encoded by the coding sequence TTGATTGAACGGTTTTTGGCTGGAAGTTTTGATGTTATCACCTGCGCACGAAACGAAAACGATCTTTTGTCGCTGAAAAGCGATATGAAAACGCAATTTCCTGATTCAGAAGTTTATTTTCAAAAAGCTGATTTATCACTGCGTTCTGAACTAAACAGTTTTATTGACTTTATCAAAAATAAGGATCGTCCCATAGACGTACTAATCAATAATACCGGCGTATTTATCCCTGGGCAAATTCACAATGAAAGTGAAGGCACACTGGAAAAAACGATGGAAACCAATCTTTACAGTGCCTATCACCTTACGCGCGGAATCGTTGACAAGATGATGGAAGTAAAAAAAGGACATATTTTTACCATATGCTCCACAGCAAGTATTACTGCGTATCCAAACGGAGGTTCTTATTGTATTTCAAAATTTGCTTTGTACGGAATGACAAAAGTATTGCGCGAGGAAATGAAACCGCACGGAATTAAAGTAACTGCGGTGCTTCCGGGTGCAACTTTAACAGATAGCTGGCAAGGAACTGATTTACCAGCAGAAAGATTTATTGATTCCAAAGATGTGGCTGAGACGATCTGGGGCGCATATTTGCTCTCTCCCAGAGCAGTTTTGGAAGAAATTTTGATAAGACCACAGCTCGGAGACCTGGATTGA
- a CDS encoding ROK family protein produces MEQYLGIDVGGTNVKMGIVDATDGRISNFYSHDTASWRSSGHFIERLGDAIALQLVEYPEVKRVGIGVPGLISRDRTTLLEITAIPEIDGITIVPDLKARFPQHDFYLENDANAAALGEYYFGEDKLPEDYIFVTLGTGIGGAAIIDKKVFKGGGGNAMEPGHVPSKDGKVLERNIGKKELLDMAHAMRATYTGKTQLPDNGTISTTGLVAAAAAGDELAKQIFQEMGYLLGEGLVSMIRILDITTILIGGGISASFEYILPAINERFSYWLTPYYMKTISIKRATLANDAGLLGAASLCFD; encoded by the coding sequence ATGGAACAATACCTTGGTATAGACGTGGGCGGTACTAACGTAAAAATGGGGATCGTTGACGCTACAGACGGGAGAATTTCTAATTTTTATAGCCACGATACCGCAAGCTGGCGCAGTTCAGGACATTTTATAGAACGTCTTGGTGACGCAATCGCTTTGCAATTGGTTGAATACCCGGAAGTTAAAAGAGTAGGCATTGGCGTTCCTGGCCTCATCTCACGTGACCGTACCACCTTACTGGAAATTACAGCTATCCCTGAAATTGATGGTATTACCATTGTTCCGGATTTGAAAGCTCGTTTTCCTCAGCATGATTTTTATCTTGAAAATGACGCAAACGCTGCTGCATTAGGTGAATACTATTTTGGTGAAGACAAACTTCCTGAAGATTATATTTTTGTTACACTTGGTACCGGTATTGGCGGAGCTGCTATTATCGATAAGAAGGTCTTTAAAGGCGGCGGTGGAAATGCGATGGAACCCGGGCACGTACCTTCAAAAGACGGAAAAGTACTGGAACGTAACATCGGAAAAAAAGAGCTGCTGGATATGGCACATGCCATGAGGGCAACTTATACAGGAAAAACGCAGTTGCCGGATAATGGTACGATTTCTACAACAGGATTGGTAGCAGCAGCAGCCGCAGGAGACGAACTGGCCAAGCAAATTTTCCAGGAAATGGGTTATTTGTTAGGTGAAGGACTGGTTTCAATGATCCGGATTCTGGATATTACAACAATTCTTATCGGTGGAGGTATTTCTGCTTCATTCGAATATATTTTGCCAGCTATTAACGAACGTTTCAGCTACTGGCTTACTCCTTATTACATGAAAACGATCAGTATTAAAAGAGCTACCCTGGCGAACGACGCCGGATTGTTAGGTGCTGCTTCTTTGTGTTTTGATTGA